A genomic region of Anas acuta chromosome 1, bAnaAcu1.1, whole genome shotgun sequence contains the following coding sequences:
- the PIGA gene encoding phosphatidylinositol N-acetylglucosaminyltransferase subunit A, with the protein MAPRRSAGGSGAEMAAGGRAARGAAAAAAQSVCMVSDFFYPNMGGVESHIYQLSQCLIERGHKVLVVTHAYGGRRGVRYLSNGLKVYYLPLRVMYNQSTATTLFHSLPLLRCIFLRERVSVVHAHSSFSAMAHDALFHAKTMGLRTVFTDHSLFGFADVSSVLTNKLLTVSLCDTNHIICVSYTSKENTVLRAALDPRIVSVIPNAVDPTDFTPDPSRRDDGTVTIVVVSRLVYRKGIDLLSGIIPELCQKYPELHFLVGGEGPKRIVLEEVRERYQLHDRVRLLGALEHQDVRNVLVQGHIFLNTSLTEAFCMAIVEAASCGLQVVSTKVGGIPEVLPENLIILCEPSVKSLCDGLEKAIAQLRSGTLPSPEAVHNKVKTFYTWRDVAERTEKVYERVAGEKVLPMNERLDRLISHCGPVTGYIFALLAVLNFLFLVFLRWMTPDSIIDVAIDATGPKGAWTKQYFSGKKGRVKEEPPIS; encoded by the exons ATGGCGCCTCGGCGCTCCGCCGGCGGCAGCGGTGCCGAGATGGCGGCCGGGGGCCGTGCGGcgcggggcgcggcggcggcggcggcgcagAGCGTGTGCATGGTGTCGGACTTCTTCTACCCCAACATGGGCGGCGTGGAGAGCCACATCTACCAGCTGTCGCAGTGCCTGATCGAGCGCGGCCACAAGGTGCTGGTGGTCACCCACGCCTACGGCGGGCGGCGCGGCGTGCGCTACCTGAGCAACGGGCTGAAGGTGTACTACCTGCCGCTGCGCGTCATGTACAACCAGTCGACGGCCACCACCCTGTTCCACAGCCTGCCCCTGCTGCGCTGCATCTTCCTGCGCGAGCGGGTGAGCGTGGTCCACGCGCACAGCTCCTTCTCGGCCATGGCGCACGACGCCCTCTTCCACGCCAAGACCATGGGGCTGCGGACGGTGTTCACCGACCACTCGCTCTTCGGCTTCGCCGACGTCAGCTCGGTGCTGACCAACAAGCTGCTGACCGTCTCGCTCTGCGACACCAACCACATCATCTGCGTCTCCTACACCAGCAAGGAGAACACGGTGCTGCGGGCGGCCCTGGACCCGCGCATTGTCTCCGTCATCCCCAACGCCGTGGACCCCACCGACTTCACCCCGGACCCCTCCCGGAGGGATGACGGGACCGTCACCATCGTCGTGGTCAGCAGGCTCGTGTACAGGAAAG GTATAGACTTGCTTAGTGGTATAATTCCTGAGCTCTGTCAGAAGTATCCAGAGTTGCATTTCTTAGTTGGAGGAGAAGGACCAAAACGAATCGTACTGGAAGAAGTCCGGGAAAGATACCAGCTACATGACAG GGTACGTCTCCTAGGAGCCTTGGAACACCAGGATGTTAGAAATGTTCTAGTCCAGGGGCACATTTTTCTCAACACTTCCCTCACTGAAGCGTTTTGTATGGCAATTGTGGAAGCAGCAAGCTGTGGCctacag gtTGTGAGTACAAAAGTTGGTGGGATTCCTGAGGTGCTTCCAGAAAATCTCATTATTTTATGTGAACCATCTGTGAAATCATTGTGTGATGGTCTAGAAAAGGCTATTGCCCAGCTCAGATCGGGAACACTACCATCTCCAGAAGCTGTTCATAATAAAGTAAAGACATTTTATACCTGGAGGGATGTAGCAGAGAGAACTGAAAAA gTATACGAGAGGGTTGCAGGTGAAAAGGTTTTACCAATGAATGAGCGACTTGACAGACTAATATCTCACTGTGGCCCAGTGACTGGGTATATTTTTGCTCTTCTTGCTGTTCTGAACTTCCTCTTCTTGGTGTTTCTGAGGTGGATGACTCCAGATTCCATTATTGATGTTGCAATAGATGCCACAGGTCCTAAAGGTGCATGGactaaacagtatttttctgggaaaaaaggaagagttaAAGAAGAACCTCCGATCTCCTAA